The Plasmodium knowlesi strain H genome assembly, chromosome: 12 sequence CCTTCCATTGATGCTGATGTTGTTACCTCCACCAAAGTTGTCATGCATTCCAGAAAATACTTCAGTAtactgaagaaaaaaaaaaaaaaaagaaaaaatatatgggaAAAAGGGTGTGTGCAGGGCCATgtattatgtatatgtagatatatatctatatactatacatatatatgtgtggcATAGCACtgtatttgtttgtttgtttctcTTGGCTCGGCAAAGAGAAAGGTTCGCATCTAACATAGGGGATAGAATATACTGTTCCATCTATTGTGGAAGTTCCTTCTGTGGATCCGAGTGTTGAAACTCCTTCTGTGGAGTCACCTATTGTGGAAGAATCAAAATAGCTGTCAAAGTGTTGATGATTGTGTCGAAAAGTagctcttcttcctcttcccctatTCCTTCCTCGTGTATTATTACTGCCACCAAAgaggtatttttttattccatcaaataGATCAgtatactaaaaaaaaaaaaaaaaaaaaaagaataaagaggGGGTGTACAGGGACACGTATTATATGTGTAcgtctacatatatgtataccacatatatatgtctatTACTTTATATAAGAAGAGGCCCAATGCTGGTAATCCGATGGTATACAATATACCAGATATGGCAGTAGCAGGAGGGATGGTGCTCCTATTATTGGTGGTGTCCCCTTCGGGATAAGTTGAACCTTCTGGGGTGAGGGGTGTACGTTCCTCCGTTACTGATGATCTGTAAGTGGTTGCGCATTGTTCTCCTAATGTTGACTTCCCTACCTTACACAGTGACAACGTGCTGTGTTCCCCATTCCTACATTCCTTATACAtttctttaaaatattcACACCATTCTTTATTATTTGTTTTACCGCCATTTTCGCATTTATCcttcatatatgtataagcaTTTTGTGCTTTCAATAAATACCTATAATATGCATTAGCGCAGACCTTACCCCCAATCTTTAAGTGGGGATTTATAGACTCATGGTCTTTGTAATaatcaaataaaattttactgtggagaaaaaaatttattccccTTTCTGTTGGAAAGCGGAAAGAACAACCatgatcacttttttttttctccacttcttcctttatttttttcataacacTCTTAAAATCTTTACCACCGTTTAATTCCCTCAATATCTTTCCCCCTACCCAGAAGTAGTAAAAATCGCAATAATCCTGATTAAGCTTATGGGATGTACTATTCTTCTTCGTTTCATATGCATGGCACAGGCCCTTTGCAATCTTCTCTGCGCCCTCCCCAATATCTGGGTCATCCTCCAATGCAACCTTCATTTCTTGAGGCcaattattataattccTACAATTGTTCACCCCTCGATCGAACATATTATAGTAGTCTTTCCGGGAAGGTAATCCACTCAGAGCTCCCTCCTACAAAAGTAATTGGTGCAGTGTGTGGAACATGCGTGGTAGCTCATTATACCAGTGGAAAGTATAATGTATGTGCTTCCATTATAtatcctccatttttttctagtgcaaaggaaggagaaggaatgacaGAATTAAAGGAGTGAGGGacagaagagaaggaaggaatgaaaaggaagaatgaaaaagttCTAGGGTTTAGGTTGAAGGATTCATATTTCGATTTTAAGTTTaaaggttccagggtataggattcaggttttttgttttaggttTATGGGGtttaaggaggaaaggatgtATGGGGAAAAACTTCTCGTACACAGGAAGAAATCGAACATGTCAGTCCAACCGAAAAGGGCGGGTCTAACCGGATATGGGAATCggaaaaagaatgaaggaatgtggagtaaaaggaaaggggagtaaaaggaaagggaagtgaAAAGGGGAGTCCatgaaaagggaatgaaatgaaaggaaTGGAAAGGAAGGTAAGAGGAActaagaaaagaaggtgaaaattttcttccatgtTTTTAGCCTCCTCCTCGAGGAAGTCTACTGCTTCTTACCTTCTGGAGGTTGAGGAAGTCGTCGAGGTCGAGGTCGTCCAGGAGGTCGTCATCATCTTCCTCCCCTCCTGAGGAGGTGGCAAGTGGATCTTCCCATGCTGATGCTGGTTTGACAAGCTCAGGGTGCGATGCTTCTGGTTTCCCTGCGACTTGCTTCGTTGCCCCTTTAGTGGGGCATGTTAATGTTGGTTTGCCCcccataaaatattttccatatGTTCTGGTAAATGCCTTACAATAATCATAGTCCTCACTATCCTCCTGACAATATTTACTTACAGCCTTATAAGCTGATTCAATTTCAGCTAGGTGAGCACCATATTTATTATTGCAGTCGTTACTATTTGCCTTTATTAGTTTTTGCAAGGCAGTGTGATCAAATTTATAATCGAAGAGTATTTTCCTTTGAAGGAGAATACTCCTGTCTGTATTGGTAACGGGGTATTTTCCGTCACAATTATTAAAGTACCAGTCACCCTTCAGTGCATTGCCAATATAATTCATGCGGTCTATGAAGTCGGCCTTCCGCAATGTGTCTGGCAATAGACTAGCTATGTAGTAATATAAGGAATTACACAGTTCCCCTCTGTATTTGCTCAGTCTGTAAGTGTCCACTTTAGGGATGTAACACCAGgcattcattatttttttcgcgtaCGGTAGAACATCAGATTTCTGCTTTAGTTGCTCCTCCTTCCCTGCGTACGATGTTCTGTAAGTAGTGTAGCACGCGCCATCCttaaatttattatatacTTTCCGGGATGGTAATTTATCTAAAAAAGTGTCGCCTTCCCCCTATAAATGTAATGAGCGCAgtgaaatatgtatatatatatgtatatattttttcatgtgtTCACAtctattatattatttatatagtaGGTGTTCAATGTGCCCCCTATTTATGTGTTCATTtgaaattagaaaaaaagttCCGCATTTACTGTTACCATTTGTTACCGCTGTTCATATGTAGACTATATATATTATCGTATTTAGGCTGGAATTTTATACGTTATAAATGgggtatttatatatatttgttccttccatGCTCATTTATTCATGAggtaatataaatatatatgttagATTTCCATTTATATTATAGGGAGGGGTCACCCATCATGAagaagtacatatatactaaTTTCCTACTCCTTCGCTTAGGAATGCGCATATTACCCTTCAACTTCCTCTCAATTTTCCTCCAGCTGCGGTAATAAGCAATATATATGCAACAACATCTACATACGccctatatatacatatatatattgaatATCAAATGGTTGCATGCAAGTATTCAACAAAGAAAagtaggtatatatatatatatatatatatttttcctatacAGAGAAGTGGAATCAAAAAATAGATTCCaacagaagaaagaaatgaaaggaaagaagggaagaaataaataatgcaAATTTACCTCTcagctccttttttcttccccccccctaattGCATAATTATATTTCTACACTCCCATACatatcttccttctcccctttcCCCAGTTATACGTGGGCTGCTATCTTTATGTTCTCTATTACCGTCTTTATAAGGTTCTCTATATTTGCACTTGGTCCTCCTGCCCCCGCATTATTAACTAGTGGTGCTAGTGCTCGTTCCAATGTTTCTGGTTTTAATTTGTACTTATCGTCTATTAGTACTTCTGATAGGGTCGGTTGACTACTTTGGCCACTGTGGGTGTTgtcctccttcattttcatgAATTCCGTCATTACAGctgcattattttttctctgttgTTGTAGATTTGGTTGCTCCCTCTTCTGCTTACAGACAAGTCCCCAATGTTTCCATGGCCACTTTATCCTCCAGGAACCACTATTCTTGTCTGCTTCATCCCTTTTCTGCTTTGTCCATTCTTTGATTGTATTGCCTAGAATGGATTTACCAATGATTAGTTGTTCCGTAGTAATTCCTTTACACCTATTCAATGTTGCACCCCGATCTCCATATTCCCCCACTTCCTGCTCCACTTTGTCCATCATATGGTCTACTGCGTTGCCCAAATAACAATGATCTCCATAATTTTCGGCTAAAGCAACTGTTCCGATGACACATCGTCGAAAAGCTTCCTCATTGGTGAGGGGTTAAATTTGTGCTTCCCCATCCCACGTCGCATTCACCCCTCCCGCGAGTTTAACCCTCTTCGTTCCTACACCATTAATAAAATATCTTATTTCAGCTACAACTTTACATAATTCCTTCAGATAAAAATTCTTCTAGCATCCCCCCGCCAGGACAAGCTTCCCTTGCGTCCTTACATAGACCCCCTATTTCTATTGACTCGTTCGTCCTCGTCACCCACCCCTGCAATAACTTAAATGTGTTCTCCAAATCGGTCTTCATTGCATCCTACATACAGAGTGacggaagaaagaaggaagatgtgtgtatgtatacatataaaacAGTATGGTAGGCACGTataagaaaattatgatAGGTGGCAATATACATGCACACGCAAATGTATGCATCTAATTTTTTGCTCCAGTGCATATACCCAATCGCTTCCTCCATGTCGACGGAATGTGCCGCTCATCCTTATTTCCGTGTagccccccaaaaaaaaagaagcaacaatTACTCCCTCACTTCCACTAGatgttattttattcataaaaagggaggggaaaaaaaaaaaaaaactgtcgcttcattttttcttaatatatttaaatgtCACCCATGGAAATTTGAGAAAAGCGgtgggaaaaacaaaaacgggGAAATGGAAGAGGCGAAGAGAAGGAGAGCAAGCACTATTGATGGATgttcttctctcctttttttttttttttttttcctttggcgGGGAGTAAAAACTATAGTTTCATTCTTGCACAAGGAGGAAGGAGAGACCTACCTTACGAGCGGATTTTCCCGCCAATTGGAGCGCTCACCGCAAAGAGGTTAATTAGATAATCAGCCAACCAGGTAACCATCGAACTAGCCACACCCTGCACACCATGGCTGAGGCGTTGCACGAGAGACACTTCTTCGACAAGTTCATTAAAATGAACATTCCGGACGACTACCTCGACGCTTCTCGCTTCAGAGTAATACCAGACAACCAAGAAgtgta is a genomic window containing:
- a CDS encoding KIR protein; this translates as MGEGDTFLDKLPSRKVYNKFKDGACYTTYRTSYAGKEEQLKQKSDVLPYAKKIMNAWCYIPKVDTYRLSKYRGELCNSLYYYIASLLPDTLRKADFIDRMNYIGNALKGDWYFNNCDGKYPVTNTDRSILLQRKILFDYKFDHTALQKLIKANSNDCNNKYGAHLAEIESAYKAVSKYCQEDSEDYDYCKAFTRTYGKYFMGGKPTLTCPTKGATKQVAGKPEASHPELVKPASAWEDPLATSSGGEEDDDDLLDDLDLDDFLNLQKEGALSGLPSRKDYYNMFDRGVNNCRNYNNWPQEMKVALEDDPDIGEGAEKIAKGLCHAYETKKNSTSHKLNQDYCDFYYFWVGGKILRELNGGKDFKSVMKKIKEEVEKKKSDHGCSFRFPTERGINFFLHSKILFDYYKDHESINPHLKIGGKVCANAYYRYLLKAQNAYTYMKDKCENGGKTNNKEWCEYFKEMYKECRNGEHSTLSLCKVGKSTLGEQCATTYRSSVTEERTPLTPEGSTYPEGDTTNNRSTIPPATAISGILYTIGLPALGLFLYKYTDLFDGIKKYLFGGSNNTRGRNRGRGRRATFRHNHQHFDSYFDSSTIGDSTEGVSTLGSTEGTSTIDGTVYSIPYYTEVFSGMHDNFGGGNNISINGRNVRRGRSRLYSMYYNHFDDSSTIGDSNTVYSTDVSTVDGSTTMESTSDLTEDTSTIYNEGRGRSLQP